One Coregonus clupeaformis isolate EN_2021a chromosome 36, ASM2061545v1, whole genome shotgun sequence genomic window, aaattgaggagtatttctgtctgtaataaagcccttttgtggggaaaaactcattctgattagctgggtctggctcccaagtgggtgggcctatgccctcccaggcccatccatgtgaATTCCATGTCCTAATTtatatatttcaattgactgatttccttatatgaactgtaactcagtaaaatttttgaaattgttgcatgttgcgtttatatttttgttcagtatagaatttCTATTACATGAATACTGCAATAGTATAACTCATGAACATAGTTTGCCATTATAAAGCAAGTACTGTAGATCAATATGGTATATCTGTGTGTGGCTGCTTTGTCGTTTATCTTCTTGGCTGTTACTACTGCATCTCTGTAGTTTACTGTGGTTGTATTCGTCAAAAAGTGATGTTTACCAATCAAATCTGaatggcttttcaacagcttattATCTCTGTAAATTCTGCTATTTGATCTTGCACTTAACACATGCAGCCTTGCATGGAATGTAAAGGGAAAGCAAGCTGAGACATCTTGGAAACATGATCATTATGAGTAATGGTACTGTAGGTGAAGAAATGTGTTAGTTGTCTGTATtcttgtctgtcatatttgagttTGATTGGTATAAATCTACCAACAGTAATCTGTAGGCTAATACCCATAATCAGGTTGCAGCAGAGTGAACACTCGCAGGCAATTTAAGCAGCTTCATAGCAAAATATAACGAAAAtgacataaataaatacatttacacacatacatacatacacacatacatatatgttACAATGCATACGGATATAAATACATTGATTGTGGCTTGTTTAACAACAAGAGGTCAGATTATAGTCCAGTCTGAAGTAAACAATATTACCCACAATAAAGTAATAGAGTAACGATTATTTACATTGACCATGAGATGAAATTAGTGATGTTCTTTTATCATAAAATCCATGCTGATCTCATTTAGGAGTCGAACCAGTAGAAAACATACAAGAAATGGAACGGAAAAGGTCTCTGTAGGCTGTGTCCCAATTTTATCTCCTTCCTCTCAAAGTATGCAGGGAAATGACTGGTGTAAGAAAGGTAATGACTGGTATAAGACACATGGTGGAATGATTGACTACAACAATCCAATGATTTTAGAGATGTGGGGAGTagtgaattacatttacattttacattttagtcatttagcagacgctcttatccagagcgacttacagttagagagtgcatacatttttcatactggccccccgtgggatgaatgagtgtacacttcaggagaaaggagttCTTATTGGGACATACCCTATTTCTTTCTAAGGGGGAGGGGCCCTCCTAGAGGGCTCAGAACCTTGTGCTTATAATTTCCTCATACCAGTTAGCCTACAGTAACTCTGTGTGTCATACAGCGTTGGTCATACAGCAGGCTTTCCATCCATGTTTAAATATTAAACGTTATATCAAGCCTCTCTATTCCCACTGTGTCTGTTCAGACATTCTGCCCCCCAGAACAAGCTACATGATTCCATGGCAAAGTCTACTGATTTCCAACACATACTCCTTAATATTAACCTTTCATATCAATAATGGAAAAAAATGTATCGAAATGTTGGTTTAGGTTGGAATATTAATTGTTTAGGGTGGGTGTTAATCTCATGACTGCCAATCATAAggaaggcatcagagattatagTCTATGGTTTCTGGATAGATTGTTCAATAATGGCAGTGATAGATCAATACATTCTTGTTTTGCAAAATAATAACGTTTCCAGAATATGACTGCAGGCCGTGTACTGTATGCCTATGAAGTAGGCTATAATATATTTAGTATAATAATGTCGCTAGCAGTGATAGATCAATACATTCTTGTTTTGCTAAATAATCAAGTTTCCAGAATATGACTGCAGGCCATGTACTGTATGCCTCTGAAGGCTATAATGTAATTAAAATAATACTGTTGCTAGGCGTTTCGAAATCATGCAAGATACAATACTGCTGTTTACAGGTTGATGATGAATGAGAGTTAACATGTTGCAATTATTGGCGAGGTGCAGTTTGACATAGCTGAACAAAATGTAATGGTTTTGGCAGCCTTTTTTGTCTGGTAGCCTATTTTCAGGACCTGCAATATCTAAAGCGTATTAGTTTGTGGAAAGCCTTTTTGAAATCCTCATTGGACATGGTGTATATGATGGGGTTTATTAAAGAGTTAAGGTAACCCAACCAAGTAAATATGTCAAATAATTCTGGATATAAACATGAGGCACAGACTGAAACCACTAAGGTGTAAATGAAAAACGGTAGCCAGCATATGATGTAAGCTCCAAGAATGATCCCTAACGTTTTAGTCGCCTTTCTTTCCCTGGCAGCTGAGATCCTCTTCTTCTCCAGGAGCGCGTCGGATACAGTGACTTTCACATGGTTTACATTGGCAGGTGAGCTATTAGCGTCACAAGAAGATATTTCGTTCGTCCCGTAATTTAGAGAGGCGGTGGATGCCACAGAGTTTGTACCTGGCGAGTTTGTTATCAAATGGGCAGAGGTGAGTCTTTTCCCCGGTTTATTATTAGACGACTGTTTCAAGATCCTCTTTCGGGCTTCCACGTAGATCCTACCGTAAAGGGCTATGAGTAACAACGTGGGAATATAGAAGGCTCCAAAAGTGGAATAAATTGTGTAGAAAATGTGATCAGTGTTCACATTGCAAGTGGTAACTTCCTCCGCTTTCACCTGACGCCAAAAGAAGGGCGGCAGTGAGATGGAGATGGCAATCACCCAGGCAGTGACGATCATCCCCGCAGCGCGCGCTGGTGTGCGCTTCTTGGTGTACTCAACCGCGTCTGTTATTGCCCAGTAACGGTCCAGAGCAATTATGCACAGATGAAGAATGGATGCGGTACAGCACGTAATGTCTGAAGACAACCATATGTCGCACATAACTTGGCCCAAAGTCCATGTTTGACTCACCGTGTATAGCGCGCTGATTGGCATCACCAATACCGACACCAGAAGGTCTGTCAGGGCGAGCGATGCTATCAGAAAGTTTGCAGGCGTATGCAGTTTTCTGGATTGATAAATAGTAGCAATAACAAATGCATTTGATAATGTTGTTGCAAAAGTAATCAGGGATAATGTAACTGCTAAACCAGCTTGGAAAGTCAAACTATCCTTCTCCTCCACTCTTGTCGTTAAATTGACATTGGTATCATTGGTTGACATATTCCAGAACTCTACATAAATAAAAGACGTTGGCTTCAACTGACTGGCGCGCTCCATTCCTCGACACTTTTTTGACACTTCATCGAGCGTTGAAGAAAACCCTTCAAAAAGGGTGCACTAGGACTGCTTACCCAACTTAAAAGTTGCATTCCTTTACACTTTTCCAGGTTAAACGCAGCTCAATCCCCATCGGTGTCCATCAGAGGCACGTTGATTATATAACAATCACAGGGAGAAAATGTGAACCCTTCTTCTTGAAATATCCTTATTGTCTTGACTTCCCATTTATTTACTTTACTGTTGGTTGTATATTTAGCTTTTCAATTAAATATAATTATGAGAAGAGCAATTCCATTATATCCAATATTGATTGTCCTTAGTTTGCACAATTAAACGTGCAGATAATGTGCAGATAATGATCTGTAGCAGTTTGCGTTCTTTATTCGTTGTTCTTTGAGTCTGTTTATCTGCTCTCAAAGGCACTGTGTTGGATCTGCTGCACTTCAGAAGTTGGGCGCTGGCGAGGCTTCACGCGTGGTTTTATAGAGAACGCTCGCGCTGGCAGAACCCTACAGATAtcatcgatctctctctctctctctctctctctctctctctctctctctctctctctctctctctctctctctccaggctgaGCAAGTGGTTTCATCCACCAGGTCTTAATGCCCTTGGGTTTATACATCGTAGCAAGAAAAACTATTTGACATGCAGATATTGTTATGGTAGGATATCTGCAATAGGCCTAACTAACATCTTCAAAAATAAATCGTACATTTACAATGCACTCGGCCACATAGCATTGAGATACAGTGCATCGCCAGAAAACTGTAAATCAGAACCTTGGATAGCTCCACTCTGGCGGTCTGCAGAAGGCTCCTCTTCGAAGGTTCCTTACAATGTAATTAGTTTAACAGGGAAAGTCACGATTTGTGATGATTCTACTTATTATGTTGTTGGTGATATCATTATAGTGTATTTAGACTATACAATACTGGTTGTGCTCTGTTCTCTCAATAAATAAAACATACAGACGTTGTAGGCTGTATAAATGAATGACAATGTGGCAACCTCTCTGCACTATAGCCTACAAAAAATGACAGTCCTCCAGTCAGACCAACAGGGCTCATAAGTTAATGCTGTAGGGCAGGCCTATTTATATGCTGAATCAATGTAAAACCACAATGGTGTagcccagggatcatcaactagattcagctgctaGCCAATTTTTTCTTGAGGAGATGGTAAAGTTATTTTTGTTCAGAACATTTGAGGGGCCAACTAAAATCAATCACATgcaggccgccagttggggaaccctggcatagcctgtctgcctgtctttttGTATGGCATATAGCCAGTCTTTTTGTATCTCCACAAGTTGAAAATTGAGAGTTGAGACAGATGGGTTTTGTGAACTTCGTGATTAACTTTGTAAATTATTAATATGTTGGTGCAAATATAAAGGGAAGCCAACCTCTATTAGCGTTTGAATTAGTTATATCCTCACAATCCCTCAAGTCACTCTATCATAGAGGAAATCAATTGTGCACTGCATATTGACAAAAATATTGTTCCCTTTCGAGTAAAGATGTTGAAGCCAATAAGTCTCTATAGCCTATCAAGTGGATATTTTATGTCTAGCTCCATGTTCTGCCTTCACTCTTCTTAAACTTCACTTTTAAGTGGGGCATTATGAATCTTTATTAGGCTGTAATTTTCAATACAATTTGATGATGGTGTTCATTCTCTTTCCCCACCCAGGTGTTGCACAGAGTCAAGCTTTAGAGAATGGATCATAATCATCCTCATCTGATTGTGAGAAAAATGAGGTCAAGCAGTTGCTTATTGGATTTCCATTGACAGAGACACTTTCTGCAATCTTGTGGAATTTGCATCTGCATCTGGGAGGAGAGCTTAAATGCTAATCATGACCCACTGGGCAACAACTGGTTGAGTCAACATTTACATgtaatttcaacaaaataattcaATGTGATGaagttgaatcaatgtggaaaactgattggatttgcaaaaagtcatcaatttaagggaatttcatattttttcacacaacctttaacctaaatccaatgatggtgaatttttttgtggatttcacgttagttgacaactcaaccaaatataaatcagaactagacgttgaactgacgtctgtgtgcccagtggggattGATGTATAGTGACTTGGATATTGCCCCCAGGTCTGGGTCCTTGTAGATTACGACTAACATCTTCACATATTGAACTAATAGTCCTAATAATGTCAATGTGTAAACCAATTAAATGTAATTAATAGAGGATGTTTATCATAACTAGCCTATTTATCGAACGTAGATTGGATGCTAGAATCATTCTTTATGATGAGAATCCTGAATAGCATGGGTTAATTCATGTTGTCAAATCAATGAGTTTCTTTAAATCAGGTCAATTTAGAGTCTAATCAATTTTATGACTGGGACACAATTTCTCCCCACTCTCTGTTGTAACTGAGAAGGCCTTCTTTGATCACTTGTTTACTATGTTAAAGTATTTGACTGTACGTCTACCTGACGCTGGCCAAGGTCTTGTTCCATCATGACTGGTATGACAGTGACAGTTTCCTTGCTGCTTTCCTTTGTCACAACTCTGTCACTGTGAGTCAAGAGATGGCCTTGAGCATAGCCGCGGGACgtaggggtgctgcagcaccccctgaaaaataggattttttttatttattaaaaaacaaaatttcacaaaagtagtactctgggcctttactagtcctgtattagcagactgatatagccttctgtagcacagccccaaaacatttacAGCGCCCCAATACATCTCAGTTTATTGCATAAATCGTACATGCATTGGATTGCAATGCTGGTGCAGGAAAATAATCCAGTCCAGTTGAATGAATTACAGTGTAGGCTAATCCAAGTGTAGGCTATGACGCAATGTATATAAATGGAGAAGAAGGCTAAAACGTGGTCAGGGCAGATCAAAACAGTGGCACTAAGTCTCAGGGTGAACATAGGAGTGGTCCATGGTGCTGTCATTCAAGGTCCTTTATTTACCCTGTTCATAATGAGCACGGGACGGTTTCATTTTGGCTTCTGCTCAGATGGATGAAGCCAGCGGGGAAGACATGCAGCACACAGACACCACGGCTACAGACCTACCACAGATCTGACTtgcagtggtgtagtgctattgttctatttttaataccttcaaacaccaagttaggcatacctacgttcaaaataggccatcatcactgtcaatcgggaattataattattcacGTTTTACCAGTGAACACTGCatctgcatgccaatcatttgattgatctcaatcagtttcatgggaatagcctatgcatttagatcttcttgaattactgtttcgtgagcgaattagagcagatgatgttaacaaactattagccTTTCTTCTATtgtgtttcaa contains:
- the LOC121552491 gene encoding 5-hydroxytryptamine receptor 1B-like — encoded protein: MERASQLKPTSFIYVEFWNMSTNDTNVNLTTRVEEKDSLTFQAGLAVTLSLITFATTLSNAFVIATIYQSRKLHTPANFLIASLALTDLLVSVLVMPISALYTVSQTWTLGQVMCDIWLSSDITCCTASILHLCIIALDRYWAITDAVEYTKKRTPARAAGMIVTAWVIAISISLPPFFWRQVKAEEVTTCNVNTDHIFYTIYSTFGAFYIPTLLLIALYGRIYVEARKRILKQSSNNKPGKRLTSAHLITNSPGTNSVASTASLNYGTNEISSCDANSSPANVNHVKVTVSDALLEKKRISAARERKATKTLGIILGAYIICWLPFFIYTLVVSVCASCLYPELFDIFTWLGYLNSLINPIIYTMSNEDFKKAFHKLIRFRYCRS